One window of the Melospiza melodia melodia isolate bMelMel2 chromosome 15, bMelMel2.pri, whole genome shotgun sequence genome contains the following:
- the GOLM2 gene encoding protein GOLM2 isoform X2 → MVGFGANRRGGRLPSLVLVALLAVIAVLAFHCWNAASRQALLREELAELQSQAQRTEVARGRLERRNSDLLGKVDSHRKQLEQKEADYTHLSSQLQARDGQVKRCEDGKMKLQNNISYQMADIHRLKEQLAELRQEFIRQEDQLHEYKKNNTYLTRRLEYDSLQCGQQIKEMRLQHEENIKKLMDQIAREQKATQKVQSSKDTAVSPSNGEQAVPETVAEVEDKDIVKNEEPSEHVANGKEKIKPGGDAGMPEIEDNDPAKAEDTPTALKRPLISAPKSEGHQPVINLPTEQPHAPNLAPGLPSDGDGNADIAKQIPPNSLQHLNFEENMDTQKEHKVEPDQIKIPKSRVSDLQKIKQSRFFDENESPVDPQQGSKLADYNGDDGNVGEYEADKQAELAYNEEEDGDGGEEDVQDDEERDLQNDLGDYSKSRLSEGVL, encoded by the exons ATGGTGGGGTTCGGGGCGAACCGCCGGGGCGGGCGCCTGCCCTCGCTGGTGCTCGTGGCGCTGCTGGCCGTGATCGCCGTGCTCGCCTTCCACTGCTGGAACGCGGCGTCGCGGCAGGCCCTGCTGCGGGAGGAGCTGGCCGAgctgcagagccaggcccagcgCACCGAGGTGGCGCGGGGCCGCCTGGAGCGCCGCAACTCGGACCTGCTGGGCAAGGTGGACTCGCACAGGAAGCAGCTGGAGCAGAAGGAGGCGGACTACACCCACCTGAGCAGCCAGCTGCAGGCCAGGGACGGCCAGGTGAAGCGCTGCGAGGACGGCAAG atGAAGCTGCAGAACAACATCTCGTATCAGATGGCAGACATACATCGGCTAAAGG AACAACTGGCAGAGTTACGGCAGGAGTTCATCCGCCAGGAAGATCAGCTGCACGAGTACAAGAAGAACAACACATACCTGACAAGGAGGCTGGAGTATGACAG cctgcagtgtgggcagcagatcAAGGAAATGAGACTGCAGCATGAAGAGAATATCAAGAAATTAATGGACCAAATTGCTCGGGAACAAAAG GCCACACAAAAAGTTCAGTCTAGTAAAGACACTGCGGTCAGCCCCAGCAATGGTGAGCAGGCAGTCCCTGAGACCGTTGCAGAGGTGGAAGATAAAGACATAGTGAAGAATGAGGAGCCTTCAGAACATGTTGCAAATGGCAAAG AGAAAATCAAACCAGGAGGAGATGCAGGCATGCCTGAAATAGAAGATAATGACCCTGCTAAAGCTGAAGATACTCCCACTG CTTTAAAGAGGCCACTTATTTCAGCTCCTAAAAGTGAAGGGCATCAGCCTGTTATCAATCTTCCAACTGAACAGCCCCATGCTCCAAACCTGGCACCAG GTTTGCCCAGTGACGGCGACGGAAACGCTGACATTGCCAAGCAGATCCCTCCAAATTCTCTCCAGCACTTGAATTTTGAAGAAAATATGGACACCCAGAAAGAGCACAAGGTTGAGCCAGACCAGATAAAAATCCCAAAGAGCCGAGTTAGCGACTTGCAGAAGATTAAGCAAA GCCGGTTCTTTGATGAGAATGAATCCCCTGTGGACCCGCAGCAGGGTTCTAAACTGGCAGATTATAATGGGGATGATGGGAACGTGGGTGAGTATGAGGCAGACAAACAGGCCGAGCTGGCTTACAATGAGGAAGAGGATGGTGATGGTGGAGAAGAAGACGTCCAAG ATGACGAGGAGCGAGACCTGCAGAACGACCTGGGGGACTACAGCAAGTCCCGCCTCAGCGAGGGGGTCCTGTAG
- the GOLM2 gene encoding protein GOLM2 isoform X3 produces the protein MVGFGANRRGGRLPSLVLVALLAVIAVLAFHCWNAASRQALLREELAELQSQAQRTEVARGRLERRNSDLLGKVDSHRKQLEQKEADYTHLSSQLQARDGQVKRCEDGKMKLQNNISYQMADIHRLKEQLAELRQEFIRQEDQLHEYKKNNTYLTRRLEYDSLQCGQQIKEMRLQHEENIKKLMDQIAREQKQATQKVQSSKDTAVSPSNGEQAVPETVAEVEDKDIVKNEEPSEHVANGKEKIKPGGDAGMPEIEDNDPAKAEDTPTALKRPLISAPKSEGHQPVINLPTEQPHAPNLAPGLPSDGDGNADIAKQIPPNSLQHLNFEENMDTQKEHKVEPDQIKIPKSRVSDLQKIKQNDEERDLQNDLGDYSKSRLSEGVL, from the exons ATGGTGGGGTTCGGGGCGAACCGCCGGGGCGGGCGCCTGCCCTCGCTGGTGCTCGTGGCGCTGCTGGCCGTGATCGCCGTGCTCGCCTTCCACTGCTGGAACGCGGCGTCGCGGCAGGCCCTGCTGCGGGAGGAGCTGGCCGAgctgcagagccaggcccagcgCACCGAGGTGGCGCGGGGCCGCCTGGAGCGCCGCAACTCGGACCTGCTGGGCAAGGTGGACTCGCACAGGAAGCAGCTGGAGCAGAAGGAGGCGGACTACACCCACCTGAGCAGCCAGCTGCAGGCCAGGGACGGCCAGGTGAAGCGCTGCGAGGACGGCAAG atGAAGCTGCAGAACAACATCTCGTATCAGATGGCAGACATACATCGGCTAAAGG AACAACTGGCAGAGTTACGGCAGGAGTTCATCCGCCAGGAAGATCAGCTGCACGAGTACAAGAAGAACAACACATACCTGACAAGGAGGCTGGAGTATGACAG cctgcagtgtgggcagcagatcAAGGAAATGAGACTGCAGCATGAAGAGAATATCAAGAAATTAATGGACCAAATTGCTCGGGAACAAAAG CAGGCCACACAAAAAGTTCAGTCTAGTAAAGACACTGCGGTCAGCCCCAGCAATGGTGAGCAGGCAGTCCCTGAGACCGTTGCAGAGGTGGAAGATAAAGACATAGTGAAGAATGAGGAGCCTTCAGAACATGTTGCAAATGGCAAAG AGAAAATCAAACCAGGAGGAGATGCAGGCATGCCTGAAATAGAAGATAATGACCCTGCTAAAGCTGAAGATACTCCCACTG CTTTAAAGAGGCCACTTATTTCAGCTCCTAAAAGTGAAGGGCATCAGCCTGTTATCAATCTTCCAACTGAACAGCCCCATGCTCCAAACCTGGCACCAG GTTTGCCCAGTGACGGCGACGGAAACGCTGACATTGCCAAGCAGATCCCTCCAAATTCTCTCCAGCACTTGAATTTTGAAGAAAATATGGACACCCAGAAAGAGCACAAGGTTGAGCCAGACCAGATAAAAATCCCAAAGAGCCGAGTTAGCGACTTGCAGAAGATTAAGCAAA ATGACGAGGAGCGAGACCTGCAGAACGACCTGGGGGACTACAGCAAGTCCCGCCTCAGCGAGGGGGTCCTGTAG
- the GOLM2 gene encoding protein GOLM2 isoform X4, whose translation MVGFGANRRGGRLPSLVLVALLAVIAVLAFHCWNAASRQALLREELAELQSQAQRTEVARGRLERRNSDLLGKVDSHRKQLEQKEADYTHLSSQLQARDGQVKRCEDGKMKLQNNISYQMADIHRLKEQLAELRQEFIRQEDQLHEYKKNNTYLTRRLEYDSLQCGQQIKEMRLQHEENIKKLMDQIAREQKATQKVQSSKDTAVSPSNGEQAVPETVAEVEDKDIVKNEEPSEHVANGKEKIKPGGDAGMPEIEDNDPAKAEDTPTALKRPLISAPKSEGHQPVINLPTEQPHAPNLAPGLPSDGDGNADIAKQIPPNSLQHLNFEENMDTQKEHKVEPDQIKIPKSRVSDLQKIKQNDEERDLQNDLGDYSKSRLSEGVL comes from the exons ATGGTGGGGTTCGGGGCGAACCGCCGGGGCGGGCGCCTGCCCTCGCTGGTGCTCGTGGCGCTGCTGGCCGTGATCGCCGTGCTCGCCTTCCACTGCTGGAACGCGGCGTCGCGGCAGGCCCTGCTGCGGGAGGAGCTGGCCGAgctgcagagccaggcccagcgCACCGAGGTGGCGCGGGGCCGCCTGGAGCGCCGCAACTCGGACCTGCTGGGCAAGGTGGACTCGCACAGGAAGCAGCTGGAGCAGAAGGAGGCGGACTACACCCACCTGAGCAGCCAGCTGCAGGCCAGGGACGGCCAGGTGAAGCGCTGCGAGGACGGCAAG atGAAGCTGCAGAACAACATCTCGTATCAGATGGCAGACATACATCGGCTAAAGG AACAACTGGCAGAGTTACGGCAGGAGTTCATCCGCCAGGAAGATCAGCTGCACGAGTACAAGAAGAACAACACATACCTGACAAGGAGGCTGGAGTATGACAG cctgcagtgtgggcagcagatcAAGGAAATGAGACTGCAGCATGAAGAGAATATCAAGAAATTAATGGACCAAATTGCTCGGGAACAAAAG GCCACACAAAAAGTTCAGTCTAGTAAAGACACTGCGGTCAGCCCCAGCAATGGTGAGCAGGCAGTCCCTGAGACCGTTGCAGAGGTGGAAGATAAAGACATAGTGAAGAATGAGGAGCCTTCAGAACATGTTGCAAATGGCAAAG AGAAAATCAAACCAGGAGGAGATGCAGGCATGCCTGAAATAGAAGATAATGACCCTGCTAAAGCTGAAGATACTCCCACTG CTTTAAAGAGGCCACTTATTTCAGCTCCTAAAAGTGAAGGGCATCAGCCTGTTATCAATCTTCCAACTGAACAGCCCCATGCTCCAAACCTGGCACCAG GTTTGCCCAGTGACGGCGACGGAAACGCTGACATTGCCAAGCAGATCCCTCCAAATTCTCTCCAGCACTTGAATTTTGAAGAAAATATGGACACCCAGAAAGAGCACAAGGTTGAGCCAGACCAGATAAAAATCCCAAAGAGCCGAGTTAGCGACTTGCAGAAGATTAAGCAAA ATGACGAGGAGCGAGACCTGCAGAACGACCTGGGGGACTACAGCAAGTCCCGCCTCAGCGAGGGGGTCCTGTAG
- the GOLM2 gene encoding protein GOLM2 isoform X1, which yields MVGFGANRRGGRLPSLVLVALLAVIAVLAFHCWNAASRQALLREELAELQSQAQRTEVARGRLERRNSDLLGKVDSHRKQLEQKEADYTHLSSQLQARDGQVKRCEDGKMKLQNNISYQMADIHRLKEQLAELRQEFIRQEDQLHEYKKNNTYLTRRLEYDSLQCGQQIKEMRLQHEENIKKLMDQIAREQKQATQKVQSSKDTAVSPSNGEQAVPETVAEVEDKDIVKNEEPSEHVANGKEKIKPGGDAGMPEIEDNDPAKAEDTPTALKRPLISAPKSEGHQPVINLPTEQPHAPNLAPGLPSDGDGNADIAKQIPPNSLQHLNFEENMDTQKEHKVEPDQIKIPKSRVSDLQKIKQSRFFDENESPVDPQQGSKLADYNGDDGNVGEYEADKQAELAYNEEEDGDGGEEDVQDDEERDLQNDLGDYSKSRLSEGVL from the exons ATGGTGGGGTTCGGGGCGAACCGCCGGGGCGGGCGCCTGCCCTCGCTGGTGCTCGTGGCGCTGCTGGCCGTGATCGCCGTGCTCGCCTTCCACTGCTGGAACGCGGCGTCGCGGCAGGCCCTGCTGCGGGAGGAGCTGGCCGAgctgcagagccaggcccagcgCACCGAGGTGGCGCGGGGCCGCCTGGAGCGCCGCAACTCGGACCTGCTGGGCAAGGTGGACTCGCACAGGAAGCAGCTGGAGCAGAAGGAGGCGGACTACACCCACCTGAGCAGCCAGCTGCAGGCCAGGGACGGCCAGGTGAAGCGCTGCGAGGACGGCAAG atGAAGCTGCAGAACAACATCTCGTATCAGATGGCAGACATACATCGGCTAAAGG AACAACTGGCAGAGTTACGGCAGGAGTTCATCCGCCAGGAAGATCAGCTGCACGAGTACAAGAAGAACAACACATACCTGACAAGGAGGCTGGAGTATGACAG cctgcagtgtgggcagcagatcAAGGAAATGAGACTGCAGCATGAAGAGAATATCAAGAAATTAATGGACCAAATTGCTCGGGAACAAAAG CAGGCCACACAAAAAGTTCAGTCTAGTAAAGACACTGCGGTCAGCCCCAGCAATGGTGAGCAGGCAGTCCCTGAGACCGTTGCAGAGGTGGAAGATAAAGACATAGTGAAGAATGAGGAGCCTTCAGAACATGTTGCAAATGGCAAAG AGAAAATCAAACCAGGAGGAGATGCAGGCATGCCTGAAATAGAAGATAATGACCCTGCTAAAGCTGAAGATACTCCCACTG CTTTAAAGAGGCCACTTATTTCAGCTCCTAAAAGTGAAGGGCATCAGCCTGTTATCAATCTTCCAACTGAACAGCCCCATGCTCCAAACCTGGCACCAG GTTTGCCCAGTGACGGCGACGGAAACGCTGACATTGCCAAGCAGATCCCTCCAAATTCTCTCCAGCACTTGAATTTTGAAGAAAATATGGACACCCAGAAAGAGCACAAGGTTGAGCCAGACCAGATAAAAATCCCAAAGAGCCGAGTTAGCGACTTGCAGAAGATTAAGCAAA GCCGGTTCTTTGATGAGAATGAATCCCCTGTGGACCCGCAGCAGGGTTCTAAACTGGCAGATTATAATGGGGATGATGGGAACGTGGGTGAGTATGAGGCAGACAAACAGGCCGAGCTGGCTTACAATGAGGAAGAGGATGGTGATGGTGGAGAAGAAGACGTCCAAG ATGACGAGGAGCGAGACCTGCAGAACGACCTGGGGGACTACAGCAAGTCCCGCCTCAGCGAGGGGGTCCTGTAG